Part of the Zea mays cultivar B73 chromosome 4, Zm-B73-REFERENCE-NAM-5.0, whole genome shotgun sequence genome is shown below.
CATACATTCAAATATGAAGGTGTCGAGATAGGTGTGGTTGTCAGCTATGCTGTGCTAATTCATCCTGATACAGCTGCAAGTATTTCAGTTGGCAATCTCCAATTAGTCGCTGTTTCACCTAAATCATCAAAGAAAGGACTACCTCTAAAAGGCAAAGAAGTTGGACGAAAAAAAGGAATTTCAGTAACTAAAGAAAGGTCCCATGAAGCCATTGTTTATATCTTACTTTCAGACTCTGTTGCAAAAGGGCATGTTATGCTTCCGTACTCTATTCGTCACTTCATAAGTGCTGATGTACATTCATGTGAGTACACATGTCTTTCTTCCCTTTCCCTTGAAACAGCTAAATTATATAGTCTCTGGATTCTTATATAGACTTTGAATTCAGATTGAGGACAAAGCATTTCCCAGCAACTATTTTGTCAGTGTACTGTTGAATCTTCTCTGCTATTTACTTTACAATGCTGAAGTGTGTTTACTGATCCTAGGGGTATATATTAAGACATATTCAGCCAACATCAAGGAGGATGAACCTCTAGTGACAATATCTCCTTTAAAGTTCAAGATGCATGTGAAAGATGCTCATGATAGCAGTAAATTAGTCAGTCAGGAAGTGGACACTTCGAGGATAACCAGAATTCCTTCAGAAAATGGTGATTTCTTCCAGAAAGCTCGTTACAGTGAAAACAAAAATATTCGAGGTGCAGATATTGAGAGCATTTCTGAATCAGTGTCAAGGCAGAAATTTTTTATTAAGCATTGGCTTATTGGGCACCTTAAAGAAATGGGCTTGCATGCTAGCCATACTGAGATGAATTCAATAGTCTTGCCAACCAATATTTTGCTCCATTTGGAAGCGACAGATAAAGAAGGAACCAAAGGagttgaattcttatactttctAAAGCTTACATCTGAAAATTCTAATTTCAACGATTCACAACTTAATATTGAGACTACTTGGAGTGTTCCAACCAGCAATGCTGATGATCTTGAACTGCATTTTGGGAAGTTCGAGCTTGGCGAGCCTGTATCTTTTGATTCCCTAGTGGACAGTGGTTCCAGTGATGGTTTCAAGCTGACTCGGTCTTCTTTAGGCTGGATGGAGAATGCAATGTCAGATGTGACAAAAAGTAATATTTTTTAGCCAGATATCCAAATAAATCCTTTGCTGCATCTGTTTGTTTTCTGGATGCTACATTTTTATTGTTGACTAACTGACTTTATTTTTGTCGAtcctttcctttctgaagggttaTCTGTGCTCTTATCAGCAACTAGCCTAAGGTTATTTAACAGAATAAAGTTCCCCTTTCCTGGACATGTTATTGTATATGGACCTCGAGTAAGTAACATCCAGTTTCTTGTGTGAAACTTGAGATAATGGGGTGTTTTCTGTTTTCACATGGGATATCCATTTTACTTGACTGTAGGGTTTttgttttgttatttataattTTGTTTGGCTTAATTCGTGTTTCAGGGTTCTGGCAAAACTGCTTTGACCAGGGCTTCTGCAAAATACTTTGAGGACCATAAAGATATCTTGGCGCACATGTAAAACACCTGTTACGATCTTTCTGCGTATTACTTATTCTGAAAAGAAAGAACAATGCAATTTAATCATATCATCTATTTTTTGAAGAGCAGAATATACATTGATTGTTCCAAACTTGCACTTGGCAAGGCTAAGGAGACAAGGCAAGAAATTGAAGACAGCATGTCTGAAGCACTGCTTCATTCACCTTCGATCATCATATTTGATGATCTGGACAGTGTAGTTTCAGTCTCCTCAGATCCTCAAGTGTCTCAATCATCCAGTTCTTCTGATTCACTTGTTCAATATTTGGCTGACATTATGGATGAGTACAAGGTGAGGATATGTCATTACACTTTTCTTTATTTGTATTGTTAAAATTTGTTAAGAATAAGTGTTGATTATGGTTGTTACAATGTTTTTACCATGCCATCCTTTTCCCTGTgtagttatttatttatttttgaatgACATGACCGCTTTCTAGGATAAGATTCAAAATACATGCGGGTATGGACCTATCGCGTTTATGGCTTCAGTTCAGTCACTTCAGAGTCTTCCTCAAGACTTAACCTCTTCTGGTTacttctttttttctatttttcttcaaAGTGTGCTGGTTGAGTCACTGACTTCAAGTATGCTAATAAAAACACGTTTTCACCTTGCAGGAAGATTTGATTTCCATATTGAGCTTTCTGCTCTTGCAGTACCTGAGCGCAAAGCACTATTGCAACATCAAGTTGAGGAGCATGATTTATTGTGTTCTGAGGAAGTTCTGTCAGAGATAGCATCAAAATGTGAAGGTTATGATGCATATGACTTGGTAATTCTAACTCTATCATACGCTGGTCGTTATGACCAACTTAATCATATTTTTGTGAAGATAATTATGGACCAATTGTTTCAACAAGAAAAAACGAGGAAAAACATGTTTCTTAGGTAGTTATGGTTATGAACCGAAGTCACAAATATTCACAGCTGGTCTAGCAGACATATTCTTTTGCATGGATTGATGTGGAAAAAAGGTATTGATCCTATATGTATGCTACTGTGTCGCAGGAAATTTTGGTTGATAGGGCTGTGCACACTGCTGCTTATCGCTTTCTTCTGCCTTCTAATGCTTGTCACAACTCTCTGAAACGAACTTTGTTGATGGAAGATTTCTTTAAAGCAATGCATGGCTTCCTTCCAGTCGCCATGCGTGATCTTAGGAAATATGCTCCTGATGATAAAGATGGTGGTTGGGAGGATGTTGGAGGGCTAGATGAAGCAGTAACTATCATTAAAGAGGTGGACATTTCTTGCTTTCTTGTTTTAAGGGTGTTGGTTTCATCAACACACATGGAAAAAATTAGGCACCTCTTTTTCCTTGTGTAGATGTTCCTACTTATATTTGTGTTCCTTCTTGTAGACTCTTGAATTGCCGTCAAAATACCCAAATATCTTTACCAGGGCACCTGTGCGGTTGCGGTCAAACATTCTCCTGTATGGACCACCTGGATGTGGTAAAACTCACATTGTGAGAGCTGCGGCTGCTGCTTGTTCTTTGCGATTCATTTCAGTCAAGGGTCCAGAGCTATTGAATAAGTATATTGGTTCATCTGAGCAATCTGTAAGGAACTTTTCATTCATTTGAGCATTACACAAACATGAAACATTCATGCATTTTCCCTTTTTCTTGCACTAAAGATATTTGAAGGTTTAGGATATTTCCTTGTATCTTTTTTACTCAACCCTGTTCCCCAGAAGGCACCTAGATCGTCTCATTTGTAATGTTAGTAAACCAATTCCAGGTTCGCGACTTTTTTGCAAAGGCCGTTGCTGCAGCACCTTGCCTATTATTCTTTGATGAATTTGACTCCATTGCACCCCAGCGAGGAACTCATAGTGCAGGAGTTTCTGATCGTGTAGTTAATCAGGTAAGAAACTGTCTCCTACTCTCCTTGCTGGTAAAATGATAAAATATTATTGTCATTGTTATTTCCAGAAAACAAAAGAACAATCTAAGCCTGCGTTTTTTGTTTGTAAGCAGTTCTTGACGGAACTGGATGGTGTGGAAACCTTAACTGGAGTATTCGTATTTGCAGCTACGAGGTTAGTGCTGTGCAAAGCATGACAACTGTTATAATTTGTGCAGTCCTAGTCTCAAGCTCTTGTATTCTGTACTTTTACAGACAGATGGAATTGCCCTGAAGATATTTTTTGGGCTAACCTTAGGGAAAACTAAGTGGCTTGtttatttagggggtgtttggctcCCACCTCCTTaactttagtgactaaagtttagtaattttagtccctaaattgccaAACAGGGTGACTAAAGGAGGTCTCCCAAATAGAAATTCtagggactaaaatttagtcattAAAGCTTAGGAGggtgactaaagaaaccaaacacccccttagttttTTTTGTGTTGTGTCTTTTGATGTGATTACTTATTGTTTTTGCACAGCAAGCCACAGCTAATCGATGCTGCGCTCTTGCGACCTGGAAGGTTTGATCGTCTAGTCTTTTGTGATTTCCCTCGATGGGATGAACGTTTAGAAATTCTGAAGGTGCATTCTAGGACGGTGAGCCTTCTTTCATGATTGAGAGATTTCACTGTCATAATATCTAATTTCACCAACATTCCAGGCATTATGTACTTTCTTTGTTATCTTCCACCTTTTGCCTTGGCCACTTTTCAGCCTCTCAATTGGGATCTCATTTGTAATCTTGTTCAATTTTGTGAATGATTTTAAGCTGAGAAGGTTAATATATTTATGCATATTTTGAATCTATATGAATTCATGAGACTACGAGAGAGTGTTATTGTCATTGTCATAAATGTTGCCAATGCTTGTTTCTTTCTATTTGTATTCAGGTTTCACTGGCAAGTGATGCCAGTCTCGAAGATGTTGCTTCTCTGACCGAAGGATTTACTGGTGCTGATCTCGCTGCTATTCTAACGGATGCTGGACTAGCTGCAATTCATGAACTTTTGGACAACCAGGAGAACGGTGTTCCAGAAACCGAACCGTGCATCAGCAAAGAACTTCTCATGTCCGTCACTAGGAAGGCAAGACCTTCCACACCAGCAGACGAGAAGATGCGGTATGATAGGGAGTTTGGTGAATTCGTGTCATCCAGGAAGTCTATTTCGACAAAGGTGACCTCATTCTTATTTTTAAATCCTCAAAAGTCAAACCATGATATTTCCATTGAAAAACCCCAATATCTAGTTACTTTTTTtggctacatgatgaaattcattGGATAATTACTGGAAGAATCTGGTGCAGGCAAGAGAGTCAAAAGGCAAAAAGGTTACACTAGCTTGAGCCTTTCCTTGGCCAATATTAATGCGCTGCAAAATTTGGACAGGTAAGGAAGCACTCTTTTATGGTCTCCATTAGTTCTCAGAAATTTGAATTTGCTGAGCATTTCGATGAACTACTTTTCATTATACATCAGACACTAATATGGTATGATTATCTTTTGGTCAGTGGCCTACATGAAGGCTGCTAACACGCGGACTTGTCAAGTCATGCGACGTAGGCTTCCTTTCATTTGAAGAGAAACAAAATCTACAAAGAAACCTAACCAAGGCTCACTTGTGTTAGTGTACTTGGATGGAGGAGGAAGGCCATTGGAGGGACCTGCAGGTGGTCAAAGGTGTCATAGTAGGAAATTTTGTACGGTAATCCTGCTGTAATTAAAGTTATAACACTTGTCACAAATTTTGTACGGTGGTGAACGGTAGgaaatctatactacttattaagaaggtaagagtagtctgccGTTCTGCCCTCCCCCGTTCCGCGCGCAGAAAAAAAAAATCAAACCGTGGCTTCTCAGGGATCAaaccttggatctattgagcAGAATGTATAGCCTTCTACCCTCTAGCCAACGTGACTCATGTTGAATTGCGTACAAGTTCAACTAAGacgtcttttgtgtttaacccgTCGTCTAGAGTttagaaaaacatttatagcttggcccctaatctttctggaatttgggacgcagtccaggaaataaagaaaatagagaaaatgagtttagaaattgatttttagtttaaaaataattgcagaaacccatttaattcatggaaatttcatattaaatccaaatgagttcattccaatttctataattctataatattattttttatcacataatacctctgttttgtcatgaaacaacaataaaattgattttCTAATTAAttctatatcaaatacatagaaactttggaaattcgtaacttccccattttaattctaaattgaaccgttccagttgtgttagtctcgtatgattatttactacgcagtaacaacattgcttataccatgtttcatacttttataattagatatttatttatcctatgttaattgggttaatctatgtctattggattaatttatttaatatattaatatagtattctaactttatggttatacgatgtttgaccattagtcttgcaaacatacacttacctttttgtttaagcaaaagcgtatggtggtacgtgtccgatgactaacgatgtacgagggaatttcttccggtatgtgtgaaacatgctctccaataatgagagcatgcaaatcgtgacatatatcgaagtctgcatgatactgatggttgcaatgtagtggtgaaacagatagattataaataacaaaatttatgtatggtcagaatcacaaattgattatgaaacattttttcataacggtataacacatattttgtatataagttattgtagtatactggtattatatattcccgttgcaacgcacgagcattcAGCTATGATTGATATAGGCATATAGAAACaataatctctactaactattaagaacttactgtagactgcccccgcctccctACGCCCGCCCACCCGCACGCCGCAAACCTGCAAACCCCGCCGCGACCAAGGCGAACCGTCCTCCCGCCTGCACACCGCAAGCCCGCAAATCCCGCCGCAACCATGGCGAACCGCCCTCCCGCCCGCCCTACCGCCCGCACGCCGCAATCCCGCCCGCCCGACGCATGCCGCACGCCCACCTAGCGCGACCCGTGGAACCTTGCAGTCGCCCCCGAACCAGCCCGGACCCTTTACATTTTCTCATAATTTATATGAATTTGATAATGTCTGTCACAACTCACACGAATTCTGTATACTATAATGAATTGATGATTGAGAGACTATGCACGATGCATGCAAATTAACAAGACTCATACAAGCGTCGAACAGTGTGCTGATGATGATTAGAGACATAAGGGCAGCACATGATCAGGTCTTAACATGTTTGGCTTCCAAACAGGCTTTTCTCCAGATCCCCAAGGAAGAAGAAGATCCGGTCAGATATATGTCGATGTTCATCTCAACGTACATAAGCTATcaatgatattatatgttcccgttgcaaggcACGGGCACACAACTATTAGAAATTTGAAGAGAAAACCGGTAATCCTGCTGTAATGAAAGTTATGGTGAATGATCCGCTTCTTAACGTGCAGCGGTCGTCTTGGATAGATCAGATGTGTTCGCCTGCTTCGTGGGGGGCTCTAGCCACGGGATAGATCATTGTTTGCAAGGAGAGGGTGTTTTTTTTTTGGAGATGCAAAGAGAGGGTGTAGATTTGGTTCTATGGGCAATAAAGGACTGTTTAGTTCAGCTATAGATTTTTAGAATTCTGATTTTAGCTATAAGCTATGAAGAAACTGTTAATTGTGAGAGCATCTCAAGCAACGTGACCTATAAATCCTATAATTTAAAAATGAGTATATTTTATAGACCTATAAATCCTATAATTTAAAAatgagtatattttatagaatttaggacaCCAACAAAACATTCCGCTCTAATAGTAAACCatcaaatctagattatagggcaaCCTAATATGCTGCAATATATTTGAGACACTTGATAGGATGTCCTGTAATTGTTTGGCCAAATTTTATAAAATAAGACAATGTTGGAGTTGTTTTTCTTACGTAGTCTCATATTTCAATGAGGTACCAGTTTGAGACATTGTTAGAGCATCTTCAAAAAAGTGACCTATAAAAATGTCCTATAATTTAAAAatgagtatattttatagaatttagtgcACCAATAAAACATTCCGCTCCAACAGTAGAGCCTCAATCTATATTATAGGGTagcccactacggtgtagtatatttgaggcacttgagagAGTGTCCTATAATTTATTGGCCAAATTTTATAAAATGAGTCATTGTTGGAGTAGTTTTTCCTATGTAGAGCCTcatatttcaatttgaggcacCACTTTGAGGTATTGTTGGAGATACTCTCACAAAGCTAAAATTTATTTGGTTGAAATAACAGTTAATAACTATGGATTTTGTAAAAGCATGACAGAGTGACAATATGGTATTAGGGAAGTTGCCCTAGCTTCTTGAACGAGCTAATTTGATAGCAGACCATAGGTGGCAAGGTGTGGTACAATGTGTCGTGGGGTTCCAGCGCTAGGCCCAAGCGTCGTTAGTGTAGCGAGCCGTGGAATTAGGCTCGGCTCAGGCTCGTTTaggctcgcgagcctcaccgagccgagccgagcttgaTCGAGCCCAAGCCGGCTTGCGAGCCTCGAGCTTTTTTCCAGCCCTAGGTATAGAGTCTCGTCGTCACCGAATATTGAAGTGGGGGTTAGTGAGATGCTGAAAAGGGTGATATTAGGAGTAGCGCTGGATATTGAAGCGGGGGTTAGGGAGGTGCTAAAAAAGGTGATATTAGGAGTAGCGCTAAAGAGTCAATGAGAAAGAGATGTGATGGTTTAGGGACGACTACAACCCTAGCTGCCACTCTCCCAAGCTTGTTGGAGATAAGGGATTCCAATTTTTGGGCTGGGTTAATGAAAGTGAAACAAGACTTTTTGAGGTTTGGGACTTTCACTATAAGAAATGGTTCTCAAGTTAGGTTATGAGAGGACATCTGGTTGGGTACATCGACCCTTCGGGACCAATACCCTTGTTTGTACCATATAACAATACATAAACATGTGAGTGTGGTTGATGTCTTTACACTTCACCTTTAAATTTGTCTTGGCGTAAAGATTTGATAGGCCATAAATTAGTAGTATGGAATGATCTAATTCCACGACTTGCTAATATAATTCTATCGGAGGAATAAAATGGATTTCGATGGAATCTGTCAGCAGATGGACGATTCTCAGTGAAGTCACATTACATTGGCTTAATCCACCTAGATGTACCCAACTCTAACAAAAAATTATAGAAACTAAAGGCCCCTATAAAAATAAAATATTCCTTTGGTTTTTACGAAAAGGCGTAACATTAACCAAAGGATAATCTAGCGAAGCGAAATTGGAAGGGTAGCGTGAAGTGCTGCTTTTGTCACAACAATGAGACAATTAAGCATCTTTTCTTCGAGTGTCGGGTAGCGCGGGCAATATGGCATACTGTCCAAATAGCTACAAATCTTTACCCTCCTTCTAGTGTTGCAAATATGTTTGGGTCATGGCTAGGGGGATTAGTAAAGATTTAAAATTGTTAGCTCTTTTAGGGATATCAACAGTTTGTTGGGCCATTTGGCGACATAGAAATGACATTGTGTTTCAACGTAAATATGTGACAAACTCTTTGCATGATTTTCATTTGGCTATCCACTGGCTCCATTTCTAGGTTGTGCTACAGAAACCTATCTTTCAGGAGTTGGTTTTGGCTACCTATCAACGTTTGGAGCAAGTGGCCAGGGAGTTTTTTACCCAGGCTCGTGGGTGGCGATCTAGTCTTAGGATTAATTACTACTAGAGTGTTTGGCTTATTAGTCTTCTTTAGACTGTGTGCATCTAGCGCGATGCAGAAGTCAAGTTTTTAGGGTCAAGAAAGTTGTGACTTATGATTATCTTGATGCAATAAATTTTCCATTCTCGAAAAAACAACCCTAGCTGCCATAGGTGTCATTGGGTGGGAGTCGAACGATGAGTCGAGTGGAGGCCTTCAAATAAAAAATGATTTGATTCCATAAATAGTGGTAGATACGTGATATTTGAAAATTTTGGATGGTTAGAATCTAAAAAAATGGAGTGAGAGGAAATTCTAGATTGAGTTAGAGAAATTTGTAGACTTTTATAAATCTAGTCACCTTCTATACCACTAAAGTTTTTACAGAATCTAAAACAGAAAGTGAAACACCCCTGATTTTCGGAGACTCAAAATGTTATACAAATTACTTGTCTCGAGAGGCTAATAATCACATTCTCTCATATAATTATAAAGCCGCTCAGACTAGCGTGAGTCAACTACAAGGGTGGTCAACTCTAATAGTTGATGCACCACATGCAACATGAGACTTAGAAGGACTTTCAATAGAAAGTACAATATATGTAGCCAAAGCATTAAAATGACGCAACTGTCACATGCACGGTTAGGTGCAGTGTAGGTGTATCTCCTTACACGAATGTGTTATTCACCTTCTCCTCTGAAAACAACAACAAAGCAAGTGCGAGTATTAACATACTTTGTgtgaagcatctaggcccctaagtAGTGTTTTTGTAATTAATGACAAATTGTGTGAACTAACGATTTCTTTGAGAAAATAAGAATGGAGGTTGGTCCATTGACATGCAAGCTACATAATGTCTTGAGGGACTTTGGTATATATTATTGGATAGCTCAAGACAAAGGTAAATAATAGTTTTTTTCTTTTGCCGGCCAAGAGGTGTTTATAGAAGAatattgaccggattagtaggctagatagtcgtactattaaCATGGGTTAATGATGTTTTCATGACGAGTTTCATAATGCCTCATAGATCATAGAGTTGATGCATGTGCATGAGGGCTAATAGCATTTCCGGTTGCGAaagaaaaatcttttcaaaagtgAATTTTGAAAAAGAGTAGAATTGTTTACTACGGACGGGCCAGATGGCTAACAAAGATGTGGGCATAATTGATGTGTTTCTATGTGATACGAAAGTTTTGTACTGTGGACCATCTAGGCTAGGTGGCCGGACCATTCGAAAGTATTGGCCATAAGGGCCTCTGTTTGGTTAAGTCCCTAGTGtgctatgcggaccgtccgaccgagGGGCATAGACCGTCCGCAGTTGTAGGGTCGAGATGACGGACTAGAGGAGGGGGGTGAACAGTCCTTTCTAAAACTAATTACGTTGGCTAACACAAATAAATGTAGGATTAATACTATTTTGGTCTAGCCAAGACTACACCCCTCTAACTATAACAAACAACTGACAAAAGATCCTAATTGAAGCAACTAAGGTGCCAAGTTAGTGAAAGAGCTCTCCCACACAAATATAGTTAGCAAGGTCATACAAACTTATGCAACTATAATTCTAAGCACATCGATATCTCCTAAACATACTAGTAAGCAAAGCACACAAAGCACAAGCACTACTAGCAAAACTCACTAGTTGCACTACACAAGCACAACTAGAGAGAAACAACtacttagctacacaagctaagcAAAACGgattagctacacaagctaacaaGTGAGCAACTATTTTACAACAAGTATGACTAGATACACAAGAGCATACAAGAGCAACAAATATTCACTAGCATAAGTATATGAACAAGTAAATACAAGCTAGTGAGGAAAGTTGAAAACCAATGGGGAGATGATGACACTTGACACAATGATTTTTTCCCGTGGTGTCGATGACTTGCCAGTCACCCTTAGTCCACGTTGAGGTAGATTCAAAGCACCCAACTACTCCTCTATCAAGTCTCCACTTGATCTCTTGAGTTGAATTGGTCAATGAACCCtcaaacctcgattccactagagttgcttttcgcTGCTACGACGAGGCAAGCACAACGCCTCTCACAATCACCAACGCGGCCTCTTGACAATCTTCGTTGTAGAGCTCACTGGGAACCACCACCAAGTCGTCTAGGAggtggcaacctccaagagtaacaagtgaatgacctcacttgatgatcttcctagtgcctcaaagatcaacaacttgatgcaatgcactaaatggctctcaatctcactagaatgcaatcctaaccaatatgagtgagagagagggagaggaaaggcTCAAATATGCTCACAAGTGTTCCAAATGGCCTCCTCAACCTTTTCAACTCGGACAACATAAGTATATATACCCCCTCTCCAAAACTAGTCGTTATGGGCCAATTGCTCCTTTTCTGCGCATACGCGGACGGTCTGCAATTaaagcccggaccgtccgcacaagAATCCCAACGGATATAAACAActataaaaatgtcagagcattCAAAAATGACTTGCGGGCGGTCTGCCCCTTAAGGCCGGATGGTCCGTGATACATAAAACCGAGCCAAA
Proteins encoded:
- the LOC103653276 gene encoding peroxisome biogenesis protein 1 isoform X2, which codes for MSGGGLEVQVHVVGGARSCFAALPLHLIHDLERTSATGDLPPVLALELRGPAGARWSLAWSGAASRSSAIEVAQELADCISLPDGTIAQLSVARSLAKADSISIEPYSEDDWEILESRADLAEETILKQVGIVYEGMKFPLWLDGHNIVKFVVLSSFPEKTVVQLVPGTEVVVAPKKRKEKPSQDLQKQSALKEQVKIKALLRVQAADRKYAHTFKYEGVEIGVVVSYAVLIHPDTAASISVGNLQLVAVSPKSSKKGLPLKGKEVGRKKGISVTKERSHEAIVYILLSDSVAKGHVMLPYSIRHFISADVHSWVYIKTYSANIKEDEPLVTISPLKFKMHVKDAHDSSKLVSQEVDTSRITRIPSENGDFFQKARYSENKNIRGADIESISESVSRQKFFIKHWLIGHLKEMGLHASHTEMNSIVLPTNILLHLEATDKEGTKGVEFLYFLKLTSENSNFNDSQLNIETTWSVPTSNADDLELHFGKFELGEPVSFDSLVDSGSSDGFKLTRSSLGWMENAMSDVTKRLSVLLSATSLRLFNRIKFPFPGHVIVYGPRGSGKTALTRASAKYFEDHKDILAHIIYIDCSKLALGKAKETRQEIEDSMSEALLHSPSIIIFDDLDSVVSVSSDPQVSQSSSSSDSLVQYLADIMDEYKDKIQNTCGYGPIAFMASVQSLQSLPQDLTSSGRFDFHIELSALAVPERKALLQHQVEEHDLLCSEEVLSEIASKCEGYDAYDLEILVDRAVHTAAYRFLLPSNACHNSLKRTLLMEDFFKAMHGFLPVAMRDLRKYAPDDKDGGWEDVGGLDEAVTIIKETLELPSKYPNIFTRAPVRLRSNILLYGPPGCGKTHIVRAAAAACSLRFISVKGPELLNKYIGSSEQSVRDFFAKAVAAAPCLLFFDEFDSIAPQRGTHSAGVSDRVVNQVSLASDASLEDVASLTEGFTGADLAAILTDAGLAAIHELLDNQENGVPETEPCISKELLMSVTRKARPSTPADEKMRYDREFGEFVSSRKSISTKARESKGKKVTLA
- the LOC103653276 gene encoding peroxisome biogenesis protein 1 isoform X1 gives rise to the protein MSGGGLEVQVHVVGGARSCFAALPLHLIHDLERTSATGDLPPVLALELRGPAGARWSLAWSGAASRSSAIEVAQELADCISLPDGTIAQLSVARSLAKADSISIEPYSEDDWEILESRADLAEETILKQVGIVYEGMKFPLWLDGHNIVKFVVLSSFPEKTVVQLVPGTEVVVAPKKRKEKPSQDLQKQSALKEQVKIKALLRVQAADRKYAHTFKYEGVEIGVVVSYAVLIHPDTAASISVGNLQLVAVSPKSSKKGLPLKGKEVGRKKGISVTKERSHEAIVYILLSDSVAKGHVMLPYSIRHFISADVHSWVYIKTYSANIKEDEPLVTISPLKFKMHVKDAHDSSKLVSQEVDTSRITRIPSENGDFFQKARYSENKNIRGADIESISESVSRQKFFIKHWLIGHLKEMGLHASHTEMNSIVLPTNILLHLEATDKEGTKGVEFLYFLKLTSENSNFNDSQLNIETTWSVPTSNADDLELHFGKFELGEPVSFDSLVDSGSSDGFKLTRSSLGWMENAMSDVTKRLSVLLSATSLRLFNRIKFPFPGHVIVYGPRGSGKTALTRASAKYFEDHKDILAHIIYIDCSKLALGKAKETRQEIEDSMSEALLHSPSIIIFDDLDSVVSVSSDPQVSQSSSSSDSLVQYLADIMDEYKDKIQNTCGYGPIAFMASVQSLQSLPQDLTSSGRFDFHIELSALAVPERKALLQHQVEEHDLLCSEEVLSEIASKCEGYDAYDLEILVDRAVHTAAYRFLLPSNACHNSLKRTLLMEDFFKAMHGFLPVAMRDLRKYAPDDKDGGWEDVGGLDEAVTIIKETLELPSKYPNIFTRAPVRLRSNILLYGPPGCGKTHIVRAAAAACSLRFISVKGPELLNKYIGSSEQSVRDFFAKAVAAAPCLLFFDEFDSIAPQRGTHSAGVSDRVVNQFLTELDGVETLTGVFVFAATSKPQLIDAALLRPGRFDRLVFCDFPRWDERLEILKVHSRTVSLASDASLEDVASLTEGFTGADLAAILTDAGLAAIHELLDNQENGVPETEPCISKELLMSVTRKARPSTPADEKMRYDREFGEFVSSRKSISTKARESKGKKVTLA